A genomic segment from Spinacia oleracea cultivar Varoflay chromosome 3, BTI_SOV_V1, whole genome shotgun sequence encodes:
- the LOC110785230 gene encoding protein MIZU-KUSSEI 1 encodes MKTIMAAKSPQETSLSFSRKYFNWRKKPEDLLNDDQQHILHSSSSLPDLEDTHNSFTDVDIKSCVLVDPKKTKKKKKMCVSKLTSFFTRSIRSSEEDNVSLGCKVVGTLFGYRRGHVHIVFQDNSKTIPAFLIELSTPTSVLVREMASGLVRVALECDKKWDKKGVKLVEEPLWRAYCNGKKCGYAMRRECGAHEWRVLRSVGPITMGAGVLPGGSEDDDDDGDSDESGGRVKAEGELMYMRAKFERIVGSKDSEAFYMMNPDGTGGPELSVYLLRV; translated from the coding sequence ATGAAGACAATAATGGCGGCAAAATCTCCTCAAGAAACATCCTTGTCTTTCTCTAGAAAATACTTCAACTGGAGAAAGAAGCCTGAAGATCTTCTTAATGATGATCAACAACACATTCTTCATTCCTCGTCGAGTCTTCCTGATCTTGAAGATACTCATAATAGCTTTACAGATGTTGATATTAAATCTTGTGTCTTAGTTGATCCTAAGAAAactaagaagaagaagaaaatgtgTGTCTCAAAGTTGACTTCATTTTTCACTAGGAGCATTAGGTCATCAGAAGAAGATAATGTATCGCTTGGTTGTAAGGTAGTCGGTACACTGTTTGGTTACCGGCGCGGTCATGTTCATATTGTGTTCCAGGATAATTCCAAGACTATACCGGCTTTTCTTATCGAACTTTCAACACCGACAAGTGTTCTTGTAAGGGAAATGGCTTCTGGTTTGGTAAGAGTAGCTTTGGAGTGTGATAAGAAGTGGGATAAGAAAGGGGTCAAGTTAGTAGAAGAGCCTCTTTGGAGGGCATATTGTAATGGTAAGAAGTGTGGGTATGCAATGAGGAGAGAGTGTGGGGCCCATGAATGGCGGGTACTTCGATCTGTGGGGCCTATTACGATGGGTGCTGGTGTTTTACCAGGTGGAAgcgaggatgatgatgatgatggtgatagTGATGAGAGTGGTGGAAGGGTGAAGGCGGAGGGAGAGCTTATGTATATGAGGGCTAAGTTTGAGAGGATTGTTGGTTCCAAGGATTCTGAGGCTTTCTATATGATGAATCCTGATGGAACTGGGGGTCCTGAGCTTAGTGTTTATTTGCTCCGAGTTTGA